In a single window of the Mucilaginibacter defluvii genome:
- a CDS encoding RteC domain-containing protein, with product MRTITERFYSALENQLNEISTNGEPLAEQYKASILLCKKAMAKLKNYISTYSFESVEDEIHFFKEVKPQFYSKYIYFINVYNYLMKRPTGAEDHLKDYINSELADLKRYFDHNAAFYQYYRSGSTQMDEVYFTRGGFDVHVELEKFEEDEVYSTSHDYKLSNIIANEKYQDFLNIELQKLNNHDERPPEMSLELPLTWTFSKTDLIELIYALVAAGVFNNGNAEIKTVVSFFQTVFHIELGQYYHKYTDMTRRKKDRTILLDKLKLALLRKMDQKLDEEGSIQQKLKL from the coding sequence ATGAGAACTATCACCGAGCGCTTCTACAGCGCGCTTGAAAACCAATTAAACGAAATCTCTACTAACGGAGAACCTTTAGCTGAACAATACAAAGCCTCGATCCTGCTTTGCAAAAAAGCGATGGCCAAGTTAAAGAACTACATTTCCACTTATTCATTCGAGAGCGTCGAAGATGAGATTCACTTCTTTAAGGAAGTAAAACCACAATTTTACAGCAAATACATCTACTTCATCAACGTCTATAATTACTTGATGAAAAGGCCGACCGGTGCCGAAGATCACTTGAAAGATTACATTAATTCTGAACTGGCTGATCTCAAACGTTACTTTGACCATAACGCCGCCTTCTATCAATATTATCGCTCAGGTTCTACGCAGATGGATGAAGTTTATTTTACGCGCGGCGGATTTGATGTACATGTAGAACTGGAAAAATTTGAAGAAGACGAAGTGTATTCAACCAGTCACGACTACAAGCTTTCCAACATTATCGCCAACGAAAAATACCAGGATTTTTTGAATATCGAACTGCAAAAGCTCAATAATCATGATGAGCGTCCGCCTGAAATGAGCCTTGAATTGCCCCTTACCTGGACATTTTCGAAGACCGATCTGATTGAGCTGATTTACGCGCTGGTTGCTGCTGGGGTATTTAATAATGGCAATGCGGAGATCAAAACGGTTGTTAGCTTTTTTCAAACGGTTTTTCATATTGAACTTGGCCAGTACTATCACAAGTACACCGATATGACGCGGAGAAAAAAGGATCGTACGATATTACTTGATAAGTTAAAGCTTGCCTTACTCCGTAAAATGGATCAAAAACTCGATGAAGAAGGCTCTATTCAACAAAAGCTAAAATTATAG
- a CDS encoding helix-turn-helix transcriptional regulator: MKKEVLLKNLGEKIRAIRKEAGVSQAQLAHSIGKDQQSIQRLEAGNINPSYVYLQEIAEGLNVTLIDILTKNLSDKT; encoded by the coding sequence ATGAAAAAGGAAGTACTATTAAAGAATCTGGGAGAAAAAATACGTGCAATTCGTAAGGAAGCGGGCGTTTCTCAGGCACAGCTTGCCCATTCCATCGGAAAGGATCAGCAATCGATTCAGCGTCTGGAAGCCGGAAATATAAACCCGTCCTATGTGTATCTACAGGAGATTGCAGAAGGATTAAATGTTACCCTCATAGACATACTGACAAAGAACTTGTCTGATAAAACCTGA
- the mobC gene encoding conjugal transfer protein MobC, which translates to MQTGENEQALRRIIDFTRFISLAILILHFYITCYAAFQHWGLTKPVVNSILQSVSKMAVFESVLYAKLAALCALLISLLGSKGKKDEKIRLKTIAAYAFTGLLLYFVSSAFLKVNYSLSTRALLYIGITSLGYLLMLSGLSALFRMLKLKLADDIFNKANESFPQEERYLDNEYSINLPAIYHLKGKARKSWINIINPFRGTLIGGSPGSGKSYFVIRHIITQHIQKGFAMLIYDFKYDDLTRIAYNALLQHAHKYKVKPTQYVINLEQIMHRANPLEPETMLDITDAIDASRTIMLGLNREWIKKQGDFFVESPINFITAIMWFLRKYQDGRFCTLPHVIELAQVDYKELFEVLLQEPEIEVLINPFISAWQNEAYEQLEGQVASAKISLARLSSPQLYYVLSGNDFSLDINNPDEPKIVCLANNPQKSQVNGAVLSLYINRINKLVNQKNRQKCSLIFDEFPTIYFNGIDNLIATARSNKVAVTLAVQDYSQLKKDYGRDQAEVIMNIVGNIICGQVTGDTAKQLSERFGKINQQKESVSINSQDTSVSRSTQLDFAIPASKIAGLSSGEFVGMVADDPTNKISLKVFHNEIQNDHDALKREELAYQPIPSVRNVDHGDVLMVYQQIKDDIRDLVDGVLSKIC; encoded by the coding sequence ATGCAAACAGGTGAAAACGAACAAGCATTAAGAAGGATCATTGATTTTACCCGGTTCATCAGCCTGGCAATTCTCATTCTTCATTTTTACATAACCTGCTATGCTGCATTTCAGCATTGGGGTTTGACCAAGCCGGTCGTCAACAGTATCTTACAGTCTGTCTCGAAGATGGCAGTATTTGAAAGCGTGTTATATGCAAAGTTGGCTGCGCTATGTGCGTTATTGATTTCCTTATTAGGCAGCAAGGGTAAGAAAGATGAAAAGATCAGACTTAAAACAATTGCTGCTTATGCGTTTACTGGCTTGCTGTTATACTTTGTCAGTTCAGCATTCCTCAAAGTTAATTATTCGTTATCAACCAGGGCTTTACTATATATCGGCATTACTTCGTTGGGATACTTATTGATGTTGTCAGGACTAAGTGCCTTGTTCAGAATGCTCAAATTGAAGCTGGCTGATGACATTTTTAATAAGGCTAACGAATCGTTCCCACAGGAAGAACGATACCTCGACAATGAGTATTCGATCAACTTGCCTGCTATCTACCACCTGAAAGGAAAGGCGCGTAAAAGCTGGATCAATATCATCAACCCCTTTCGCGGCACTTTGATTGGTGGTAGTCCGGGTTCGGGAAAATCCTACTTCGTCATCCGTCACATTATCACACAGCATATCCAAAAAGGTTTTGCCATGCTGATTTATGATTTTAAGTACGACGATCTGACCAGGATTGCCTATAACGCCTTGCTTCAACACGCTCACAAGTACAAGGTTAAACCGACTCAGTATGTGATCAACCTGGAACAGATCATGCACCGTGCCAATCCATTGGAGCCGGAAACCATGCTGGACATAACAGATGCGATTGATGCCAGCCGTACGATCATGTTAGGGTTAAACCGTGAGTGGATCAAAAAGCAAGGCGACTTCTTTGTAGAATCACCGATCAACTTCATCACAGCTATTATGTGGTTTTTAAGAAAGTACCAAGACGGCCGCTTTTGTACGTTGCCGCATGTCATCGAATTAGCCCAAGTCGATTACAAGGAACTCTTTGAAGTTTTGCTACAGGAACCTGAAATTGAAGTTTTAATCAATCCTTTTATTTCTGCTTGGCAAAATGAGGCGTATGAGCAGTTGGAAGGTCAGGTAGCAAGTGCTAAGATCAGTTTGGCGAGGCTGTCTTCACCTCAACTTTATTATGTGTTAAGTGGCAATGATTTTTCATTAGACATCAATAATCCTGATGAACCGAAGATCGTCTGCCTTGCCAATAATCCGCAAAAGTCACAGGTCAACGGCGCTGTCCTGTCCTTGTATATCAACCGCATTAACAAGCTGGTCAACCAAAAGAACCGCCAAAAATGCAGCCTGATCTTTGATGAGTTTCCAACTATCTACTTTAACGGCATTGACAATCTCATTGCTACAGCAAGGTCAAATAAGGTTGCCGTGACACTGGCGGTTCAGGACTATAGCCAGCTTAAAAAGGATTATGGACGAGACCAGGCAGAGGTTATTATGAACATTGTAGGTAATATCATTTGCGGGCAGGTAACCGGCGATACAGCCAAACAGTTGTCAGAGCGCTTTGGCAAGATCAACCAGCAGAAGGAAAGTGTATCGATCAATAGCCAGGACACTTCGGTGAGCCGTTCTACTCAACTCGACTTTGCGATACCCGCTTCGAAAATTGCAGGACTATCTTCGGGTGAATTTGTGGGTATGGTTGCTGACGACCCTACCAATAAGATCAGCTTGAAAGTATTTCATAACGAGATACAAAACGACCACGATGCTTTGAAGCGAGAGGAATTGGCTTACCAGCCTATACCATCGGTAAGAAATGTTGACCATGGAGACGTGTTAATGGTATATCAGCAAATAAAGGATGACATCAGAGATTTGGTTGATGGTGTACTTTCTAAAATATGTTGA
- a CDS encoding relaxase/mobilization nuclease domain-containing protein has product MVAKIKTGRSILGAINYNEHKVRLGKAELILSQGYLKEPFDLSFSDKVNRLTDLTKRNERTQVNTLHVSLNFAVGENLDKWTLQQIADEYMEGLGFGKQPYLVYQHYDAGHPHLHLVSTNIKPDGERISFHLLANKASEQSRKKVELNFGLVKAEDQGKPQQNFNSLSLEQVTYGKSDTKRAITNVVNEVLRTYKFTSIPEFNAVLNRFNVTADRGSKESRMYEKNGLVYWALDGKGGKIGVPIKASSIYGKPTLKALEGRFALNEVLRKSLREQLKQTVDDLLSKPIDKIEFQLKLKAQNIEAIFRHSEDGRLYGISFVDHNAKVVFNGSDIGKNYSANSLSQIFAQSEASIKPGHSADLSGSNQLPDNSGITGNNNFNNSNLIIEALYQEEKQDMAAIGRLQQRKRKKKRRGHSL; this is encoded by the coding sequence ATGGTCGCAAAAATTAAAACCGGGCGAAGCATCCTCGGGGCAATAAATTACAACGAGCATAAGGTACGTTTAGGCAAGGCTGAATTAATCCTCTCACAAGGTTATTTGAAGGAGCCGTTTGACCTGTCTTTCAGCGATAAGGTGAACCGGTTGACTGATCTGACCAAACGGAATGAGCGCACTCAAGTCAACACCTTGCACGTGTCACTGAATTTTGCGGTGGGAGAAAATTTAGATAAATGGACCCTTCAGCAAATCGCCGACGAATACATGGAAGGTTTAGGGTTTGGCAAGCAACCTTACCTTGTCTATCAACATTACGATGCTGGTCATCCACACCTGCATTTAGTGTCAACTAACATAAAGCCGGATGGTGAACGGATCAGTTTTCACTTACTGGCAAATAAAGCCTCCGAGCAATCGAGAAAAAAAGTAGAGTTGAATTTTGGATTAGTCAAGGCAGAAGACCAAGGCAAACCACAACAAAACTTCAATTCTCTTTCCCTGGAACAAGTGACGTATGGAAAATCGGATACAAAGCGAGCAATTACTAACGTGGTTAATGAAGTATTGCGAACATATAAGTTTACCAGCATTCCCGAATTTAATGCGGTTCTGAATCGCTTCAACGTGACGGCTGACCGGGGTTCAAAAGAATCCCGGATGTATGAGAAAAACGGTTTGGTTTATTGGGCTTTGGATGGTAAAGGCGGAAAGATCGGCGTTCCCATTAAGGCGAGCAGTATTTACGGCAAACCGACTTTAAAGGCATTGGAAGGACGTTTCGCTTTAAATGAGGTGCTGCGCAAATCACTAAGAGAGCAACTTAAGCAAACAGTTGACGATCTGCTAAGCAAACCTATTGATAAAATAGAGTTTCAATTAAAGCTTAAGGCACAAAACATTGAAGCCATTTTTAGGCATAGTGAAGATGGCAGATTGTATGGGATAAGCTTCGTCGATCACAATGCTAAAGTTGTTTTTAACGGCAGTGATATAGGGAAGAACTATAGCGCAAACAGCCTTTCACAAATCTTCGCACAATCCGAAGCAAGCATTAAACCTGGCCATAGCGCTGACCTATCCGGCAGTAATCAATTACCTGATAATTCAGGAATAACGGGTAATAACAACTTCAACAATAGCAATTTAATCATCGAAGCCTTGTACCAGGAGGAAAAACAAGATATGGCGGCCATCGGCAGGCTACAGCAAAGAAAACGAAAGAAAAAACGCAGAGGGCATTCACTTTAA
- a CDS encoding plasmid mobilization protein has translation MENEKENRLRKITTRFKPGEFLLIDNRFKKTRFRKMSEYIRCVLLEKPITVNYRDKSMDEMLEELSLLRRELNAIGNNLNQAVRQINAAHGSADNRLWLSLMSIIGTKVDPAIAQIKDRMQNFSELWSQKLKPGEASSGQ, from the coding sequence ATGGAAAATGAAAAAGAAAACAGGTTACGAAAGATCACCACAAGATTTAAACCTGGCGAATTTTTACTGATCGATAATCGTTTTAAAAAGACACGTTTCAGGAAGATGAGCGAGTACATTCGGTGCGTTTTATTGGAAAAGCCGATCACCGTAAACTACCGGGACAAGTCCATGGATGAGATGCTCGAAGAGCTTTCATTGCTGCGCCGGGAGCTCAATGCTATCGGTAATAATTTGAACCAGGCTGTTCGTCAGATCAACGCTGCACATGGCTCAGCAGACAATCGTTTGTGGTTATCGCTGATGTCCATCATCGGGACTAAAGTTGATCCCGCCATCGCCCAAATCAAAGACCGCATGCAAAATTTTTCAGAATTATGGTCGCAAAAATTAAAACCGGGCGAAGCATCCTCGGGGCAATAA
- a CDS encoding helix-turn-helix domain-containing protein yields MANHNEIQHDFPKVNRDQLITVQDLLDFKQQLIVDIKKLLKEQSGQPGHQWLKAFEIKKMLRLSESKLQYLRDKGLIPFKKLGGVTYYNSEEIEKLMASGKLNDQMKMA; encoded by the coding sequence ATGGCAAATCATAATGAAATCCAACATGACTTTCCTAAAGTAAACCGAGATCAGCTAATCACGGTTCAGGACTTGCTCGACTTCAAGCAACAGCTTATCGTTGACATTAAAAAGCTACTCAAAGAACAATCCGGGCAGCCCGGCCACCAGTGGCTGAAAGCTTTTGAGATTAAAAAAATGCTCCGGCTGTCCGAAAGTAAACTGCAATATCTCCGGGATAAAGGTCTAATCCCTTTCAAAAAACTGGGTGGTGTTACCTACTACAATTCTGAGGAAATTGAGAAGCTGATGGCTTCTGGTAAGTTGAACGATCAGATGAAAATGGCATGA
- a CDS encoding ImmA/IrrE family metallo-endopeptidase, protein MVNPSTKALQLLHEIGWSKPGDLSMEDIVFSLNGVLKYQPLSGSEGRILIKGDNAIITINSEINYEPRKIWVIAHEIGHFCLHKNVVPLFSDTDKTLSDWFQKGPQEQQANDFASELLMPSPLFKQKVAGKKLDISLIQDTAHYFNVSLIATFLKYRFLGDFPVMIIFIENGIIKWKQYTQGFPFEFIEYESKVPVYTVAGDLFYNKTKEDRPEKVDAIEWFPDDFNIKTKRTWQLWEQCYRVSDTGIVSCLWTF, encoded by the coding sequence ATGGTTAATCCTAGTACCAAAGCACTTCAGCTTCTTCATGAGATCGGTTGGTCGAAACCTGGCGATCTCTCCATGGAGGACATCGTTTTTTCGTTAAATGGTGTTCTGAAATATCAACCCCTATCCGGATCAGAGGGGCGTATATTGATCAAAGGTGATAATGCCATAATTACGATAAACTCTGAAATCAATTATGAACCAAGAAAAATTTGGGTGATTGCACATGAGATTGGTCATTTCTGCCTCCATAAAAATGTAGTCCCCTTATTTTCAGACACCGATAAAACACTATCTGATTGGTTTCAGAAAGGTCCGCAGGAGCAACAAGCTAATGACTTCGCGTCTGAATTATTAATGCCATCGCCGCTGTTTAAGCAGAAAGTTGCAGGTAAGAAACTTGATATTTCTCTCATACAGGATACTGCCCATTATTTTAACGTGTCATTGATTGCCACATTCTTGAAGTACCGTTTTTTGGGAGACTTCCCTGTAATGATTATTTTTATTGAAAATGGGATAATCAAATGGAAGCAGTATACACAAGGCTTTCCATTTGAGTTTATCGAGTATGAAAGCAAAGTGCCCGTTTATACGGTTGCCGGTGATTTATTTTATAACAAGACAAAAGAAGATAGACCCGAAAAAGTAGATGCCATAGAATGGTTTCCGGATGATTTTAACATCAAAACTAAAAGAACATGGCAACTTTGGGAGCAATGTTATCGTGTTTCTGACACTGGTATTGTTTCATGCTTGTGGACATTTTAA
- a CDS encoding nucleotidyltransferase has product MIYLNNRQAQIDDILDRMAESLQLGDSRYDRMKGHYEAIKSWIEKDEKFFKPFAYELYPHGSVRILTTVKPIGKDEFDLDIALHIKTNHTAHTPQRIYQELKRRLSEHETYKGMMELKKRCIRLNYSGDFHMDILPGIQEFDWDDNRLCVPDHELGRWVSSNPRGYAKWFIDRANTVKVSLLEKALRAENIPADNFKYKKPLQRAVQLIKRYRDIYFQDDDTYKTSSIILTTIAGLYYNGEESIFDTVENIVNQIRHNVTYLPSRLKILNPVNAQEDFTDKWDAEPQYYTAFKAFVVHLYNEWQELKKQHGVITESRILKGLFGDDLFTNAQREQTTLLESYRKSQNLGISRDTGNIVKAGTVASAVVKTNTFFGD; this is encoded by the coding sequence ATGATATATTTAAACAACAGACAAGCGCAGATAGATGACATTCTGGATAGAATGGCGGAATCATTGCAACTCGGCGATAGCCGTTATGACAGGATGAAAGGGCATTACGAAGCTATTAAATCTTGGATAGAGAAAGATGAAAAATTCTTTAAACCTTTTGCCTACGAACTATACCCACATGGTTCAGTGCGTATCCTTACCACTGTAAAGCCTATCGGTAAAGACGAGTTCGACCTGGATATTGCCTTGCACATCAAAACTAATCACACCGCGCACACCCCTCAACGTATATACCAGGAGCTGAAACGCAGACTGAGCGAACATGAGACGTATAAGGGAATGATGGAATTAAAGAAACGCTGTATACGCCTGAACTACTCCGGTGATTTCCACATGGACATATTACCTGGCATACAGGAGTTTGATTGGGATGACAACAGGCTTTGTGTTCCTGACCATGAATTAGGCCGATGGGTAAGCAGCAACCCGCGGGGATATGCGAAGTGGTTTATTGATCGGGCAAATACCGTAAAGGTTAGCTTACTGGAAAAGGCGCTGAGAGCAGAAAATATACCGGCTGATAACTTTAAGTATAAAAAACCACTGCAACGAGCAGTGCAACTAATAAAGCGTTACCGTGATATTTACTTTCAGGATGATGATACCTATAAAACTTCAAGTATCATTTTAACAACTATAGCCGGCTTATATTACAATGGCGAAGAAAGTATTTTTGATACGGTTGAAAATATAGTAAATCAAATACGCCATAATGTAACTTATCTGCCATCCCGGCTAAAAATACTCAACCCCGTGAACGCCCAAGAAGACTTTACCGATAAGTGGGATGCTGAACCGCAGTATTATACTGCCTTTAAAGCGTTTGTAGTACACCTGTACAATGAGTGGCAGGAGCTGAAAAAACAACATGGGGTGATCACCGAGAGCCGTATACTTAAAGGATTATTTGGCGATGATTTGTTCACCAATGCGCAGCGTGAGCAAACTACCTTGCTTGAAAGTTATCGTAAATCCCAGAATTTGGGTATTAGTCGCGACACAGGTAACATTGTTAAGGCCGGTACAGTAGCAAGCGCAGTTGTTAAGACGAATACTTTTTTTGGCGACTAA
- a CDS encoding site-specific integrase, whose protein sequence is MKTSQSFRIYFTIKSDKEKDGKAPLYVVVTINKEKCFIALKQKMVDISIWDFGKGAAKGTKNEIKELNAYLEEVRLKLGNCYKELQLKGKLINTRSIKSLFLGEKEEAFTLSSLMSYHNETATTDLKWSTLKHYYVTQRYLKKFLEQHYNATDIYLRELNYKFVKDFEVFLRNHKPKDHQKPLNNNGVMKHIIRLKKMTNLALNLHWIDADPFATYKLKIQKVNREQLSEVELKAIEEKKFGIERLEMVRDMFVFCCYTGLSYVDVSNLEPEHIVTNADGDRWIRTCREKTLIPVIVPLLPKALDILDKYKDNERALYDGRVFPKISNQKVNSYLKEIADRCDIIKNVTFHIARHTFATTITLSNGVPIETVSKILGHTKITTTQIYAKVVERKLKEDINALKQRLNK, encoded by the coding sequence ATGAAAACATCGCAGTCATTCCGCATTTACTTTACGATCAAGAGTGATAAGGAGAAGGATGGCAAAGCACCACTATATGTAGTGGTTACTATCAACAAGGAAAAATGCTTTATTGCCTTAAAGCAAAAAATGGTTGATATCAGTATTTGGGATTTTGGAAAGGGTGCCGCCAAAGGCACTAAGAATGAAATTAAAGAGCTGAACGCCTATCTGGAAGAGGTTAGGCTTAAGTTAGGTAACTGCTATAAGGAGTTGCAATTAAAAGGGAAGCTGATCAATACCAGATCGATCAAAAGTCTTTTTCTCGGTGAAAAAGAAGAAGCATTTACGTTGAGCAGCCTCATGAGCTACCATAACGAAACGGCTACCACAGATTTAAAGTGGAGTACGCTTAAACATTATTATGTTACCCAGCGCTATTTAAAGAAATTTTTGGAACAACACTATAATGCTACTGATATATACCTACGTGAACTGAATTATAAGTTTGTGAAAGACTTTGAAGTCTTCTTGCGTAACCACAAACCGAAAGATCATCAAAAGCCGCTTAACAACAACGGCGTGATGAAACATATTATTCGGTTAAAAAAGATGACCAACCTGGCGTTAAATTTACATTGGATAGATGCGGATCCTTTTGCAACTTATAAACTTAAAATCCAAAAGGTCAATCGGGAGCAGCTATCAGAAGTCGAATTGAAAGCTATTGAAGAGAAGAAATTTGGTATTGAGCGATTAGAAATGGTGAGAGACATGTTCGTCTTTTGCTGTTATACCGGCCTATCATACGTTGACGTCAGTAACCTAGAGCCAGAACATATTGTGACTAATGCGGATGGCGACCGTTGGATTAGGACATGCAGAGAAAAGACGCTTATACCTGTGATAGTGCCGTTACTGCCTAAGGCGTTAGACATCCTTGATAAGTATAAAGACAATGAGCGCGCTTTATATGATGGGCGTGTGTTTCCGAAGATATCTAACCAAAAAGTAAATAGCTACCTGAAGGAAATTGCTGATCGCTGCGATATAATTAAAAACGTGACGTTTCATATTGCTAGACACACATTCGCGACTACTATAACATTATCCAATGGTGTACCTATTGAAACTGTGAGTAAGATTTTAGGTCATACCAAAATTACAACTACTCAGATTTATGCGAAAGTTGTAGAAAGGAAGCTCAAGGAAGATATAAATGCCTTGAAACAACGGCTAAATAAATAA
- a CDS encoding HAD family phosphatase: protein MKNIKNIIFDYGNVIFNISFEKAQQAWSELGINNTGDFFGHLKQDAIFDAFDRGEITAVQFRDRIREITGNANLTDTQINNAWNSMLIGVAEGTHDLLLQLKAKYRTFLLSNINAIHYEFIMNYLEKQFGFMGNDHLFEKTYYSHLTGKRKPETAIFEQVLTENGLNPNETLFIDDSPQHLKAAEQLGINTFLMTAPDTLQDYFKRNGLL from the coding sequence ATGAAAAATATTAAAAATATCATCTTTGATTACGGCAACGTTATTTTTAACATCAGCTTTGAAAAAGCGCAACAAGCTTGGAGTGAGCTGGGTATCAATAATACGGGCGACTTTTTTGGTCATCTTAAACAGGATGCTATTTTTGACGCTTTTGACAGGGGAGAAATAACTGCTGTTCAGTTTCGTGATCGTATACGTGAAATAACCGGAAACGCCAACCTGACCGATACCCAGATCAATAATGCCTGGAACAGTATGCTGATCGGCGTTGCCGAGGGTACGCACGATCTACTACTTCAGTTAAAGGCTAAATACCGCACCTTTTTGCTGAGCAATATCAATGCTATCCATTACGAATTTATTATGAACTACCTGGAAAAGCAATTTGGTTTTATGGGCAACGATCATCTATTCGAGAAAACATATTATTCGCACCTTACCGGCAAGCGCAAGCCTGAAACAGCCATATTTGAACAGGTGTTGACTGAAAACGGGCTTAATCCTAACGAAACGCTGTTTATAGACGATAGTCCGCAACACCTGAAAGCCGCTGAGCAGTTAGGTATCAACACCTTCCTGATGACAGCGCCTGACACTTTACAGGATTATTTTAAACGCAACGGGCTGTTATAA
- a CDS encoding HAMP domain-containing sensor histidine kinase produces MDSTTGILQNSQRLRYEALSNFATDLNKAASFNDIGEALTAHAKYIIDTYMLRICYTHRGDTWCIELSRGEYAIVRPRNNAVRKFELEILANGLPVSYALEDGTIDILKRTAFNDPKIAYVRSLPVFYYEDRSIVITTGAKEVVSQIDQDFKFLRSIADLAANKLLQLELLQEIKKNNKELKKKNQQITRLNRDLEKTVLTRTAEVTAANQELLTLFYRTSHDFRAPLANIMGLANLAKLVTEDENVLDLFDKCEQVVRKLDGMLSKLNVLSTYSYETQVGEVDFKQVLRGLKTNYQSRLDDVGGRLVFDVHLTEKHVCNTHAYINIFDNLIENSLTFHKGGLLIQIYIFSFKGNLVIKFSDNGQGIPPRVINKIYDMYYRGNSASAGSGLGLYVVRRLVKSLGGEIYVQSKVKQYTYFFIKVPLTQTV; encoded by the coding sequence ATGGATTCCACGACGGGGATACTTCAAAACTCGCAGCGTTTACGGTACGAAGCGCTCTCTAACTTTGCTACTGACCTTAACAAGGCCGCGTCATTTAATGATATTGGCGAGGCGCTGACCGCGCATGCCAAATACATTATAGATACTTACATGTTACGGATATGTTATACCCATCGGGGCGATACCTGGTGTATTGAACTTAGTCGCGGTGAATACGCAATTGTTCGGCCTAGGAATAATGCAGTCCGAAAATTTGAGCTTGAGATACTTGCCAACGGTTTGCCTGTTAGCTACGCGTTAGAAGATGGTACGATTGATATATTAAAACGGACAGCTTTTAACGACCCGAAAATAGCATACGTGCGTTCACTGCCTGTGTTCTATTATGAAGATAGAAGCATCGTTATTACCACTGGTGCAAAAGAAGTTGTATCACAAATCGATCAGGATTTTAAATTTTTACGCAGTATAGCCGACCTCGCCGCTAACAAGCTTTTACAGCTTGAACTACTACAGGAGATAAAAAAGAATAACAAGGAGCTTAAAAAGAAGAATCAGCAGATAACCCGCCTCAACCGCGATCTCGAAAAGACGGTGCTTACGCGTACTGCTGAGGTTACGGCCGCCAATCAGGAATTACTTACGTTGTTTTATCGTACCTCGCACGATTTCCGGGCTCCGCTGGCCAATATTATGGGTTTAGCTAACCTGGCCAAATTGGTTACAGAGGATGAAAACGTGCTGGATTTGTTTGATAAGTGTGAACAGGTTGTACGCAAGCTGGATGGTATGCTTTCAAAGCTTAATGTATTAAGCACCTATTCGTACGAAACTCAGGTAGGGGAGGTTGACTTTAAGCAAGTTTTGCGAGGTTTAAAAACCAATTACCAAAGCCGCTTAGATGATGTTGGCGGCAGATTGGTATTTGATGTGCATTTGACAGAAAAGCATGTATGTAATACGCATGCCTATATTAATATATTTGATAACCTAATTGAAAACTCCCTTACCTTTCATAAGGGAGGTTTACTTATCCAGATCTATATTTTTAGCTTTAAAGGTAATTTGGTGATAAAATTCAGCGATAACGGGCAAGGTATACCGCCGCGGGTTATCAATAAAATTTATGATATGTATTACCGCGGAAATTCCGCATCCGCCGGTAGCGGGCTTGGTTTATACGTTGTACGCCGGCTTGTAAAATCATTAGGCGGCGAAATCTATGTTCAAAGTAAAGTAAAGCAATACACTTACTTTTTCATCAAAGTACCATTGACACAAACTGTCTGA